One Thermodesulfobacteriota bacterium genomic region harbors:
- a CDS encoding sigma 54-interacting transcriptional regulator, whose product MDKNRVPFRGVQENEAIRAILEGTSTETGRSFFGSLVENLSKVLNTHGAMVTEFLEKEGRLRSIACVMGGQRIKEFVYSVTGTACELVVHEKRLVHVREKLFSKYKGNPDLKDFPSEGMVSYLGYPFVDVDGKILGHISVLDKDPIPEDLRVFNIFRIFANRGTAEMQRLRAEKEILEREEKLRRLFDSAMDTIVEFDKNFKVTRINPAASRLFGYEGDRVLGRLVALLLNKESGVKLVKLSEFLDEKPEGEKFIWIPEGLRAVNEKGEEFPAEATLSGFEMGHERFYTLILRNVNEKLLAEKKIKSLTLESEYLKEELKSLTEPEGIIGDSEPLRRVIEDVKRVAGTETTVLILGETGTGKELIARSIHSSSRRSEKPFVKVNCPAIPTNLIESEFFGHEKGAFTGATAKRDGRFSIADGGTIFLDEIGELSTDLQSKLLRVLQEGEFEPVGSSKTVKVDVRVIAATNRDLLKEVKEGRFREDLYYRLNVFQIKLPPLRERAGDVEKLARAFADKYAKRNGIALNPLTQEDIASLESYSWPGNIRELQNVVERAVITAADGRLNLERALPELRDGIGKRETSAVTDYDGQKVLSDGELRELEKNNIVRALEKAGWKVAGKNGAAAILGIPTSTLNSKIKSLGINIPSK is encoded by the coding sequence ATGGATAAGAACAGGGTCCCCTTCCGGGGAGTCCAGGAAAACGAGGCTATAAGGGCCATCCTGGAGGGCACTTCGACCGAGACAGGGAGGAGCTTTTTCGGCTCGCTGGTCGAGAACCTTTCGAAAGTGCTCAACACCCACGGGGCTATGGTCACGGAGTTCCTGGAGAAAGAAGGCAGGCTCAGATCCATTGCATGTGTAATGGGGGGCCAGCGTATCAAGGAATTCGTTTACTCGGTCACGGGCACTGCGTGCGAATTGGTGGTTCACGAGAAACGCCTCGTGCACGTACGCGAGAAGCTCTTCAGCAAATACAAGGGCAACCCCGACCTGAAGGATTTTCCATCCGAAGGAATGGTCAGTTACCTCGGTTACCCGTTCGTGGACGTGGACGGAAAGATACTGGGACATATATCTGTCTTGGATAAAGACCCGATCCCCGAAGACCTCCGGGTTTTCAACATATTCAGGATATTCGCCAACCGCGGGACCGCGGAAATGCAGAGGCTCCGCGCTGAAAAGGAGATCCTCGAGCGCGAAGAAAAGCTGAGGAGGCTTTTCGACAGCGCCATGGACACGATAGTCGAGTTCGACAAGAACTTCAAGGTGACCAGGATCAATCCGGCGGCGTCCCGCCTCTTCGGATACGAAGGCGACAGGGTGCTGGGCAGGCTGGTGGCTCTCCTGCTCAATAAGGAAAGCGGCGTGAAACTCGTGAAGCTCTCGGAATTCCTCGACGAAAAACCCGAAGGAGAGAAGTTCATCTGGATACCGGAAGGCCTCCGTGCGGTAAACGAAAAGGGGGAAGAGTTCCCGGCTGAAGCGACGCTCTCAGGCTTCGAGATGGGACACGAACGCTTCTACACGCTCATTTTAAGGAACGTGAACGAGAAGCTCCTTGCCGAGAAGAAGATAAAGTCTCTGACGCTCGAATCGGAATACCTCAAAGAAGAATTGAAATCCCTCACGGAACCCGAGGGCATAATCGGCGACAGCGAGCCCTTGAGAAGGGTCATTGAGGACGTGAAGAGGGTCGCCGGAACCGAGACGACTGTCTTGATTCTCGGTGAGACTGGTACGGGAAAGGAGCTCATAGCCAGGTCAATACATTCCTCAAGCCGCCGCTCGGAGAAGCCTTTCGTAAAGGTGAACTGCCCGGCAATACCAACTAACCTCATCGAGAGCGAGTTCTTCGGTCACGAGAAGGGCGCTTTCACGGGGGCTACGGCGAAGAGGGATGGACGCTTTTCAATCGCTGACGGGGGCACTATTTTTCTCGACGAGATAGGAGAGCTTTCGACAGACCTGCAATCAAAACTCCTCCGCGTGCTCCAGGAGGGCGAGTTCGAGCCCGTAGGCAGCTCCAAAACTGTAAAAGTCGATGTCCGCGTGATAGCGGCGACGAACCGGGATTTATTGAAAGAGGTTAAAGAGGGCAGGTTCAGGGAAGACCTCTACTACAGGCTGAATGTATTTCAGATCAAGCTCCCTCCGCTAAGGGAGCGTGCGGGGGACGTAGAGAAGCTCGCTCGCGCGTTCGCGGACAAGTATGCGAAGCGGAACGGGATCGCGCTTAATCCGCTCACACAGGAAGACATCGCCAGTCTCGAATCATACTCCTGGCCCGGAAATATCCGGGAGCTTCAAAATGTCGTTGAGCGTGCCGTGATAACCGCAGCGGACGGCAGACTGAACCTCGAAAGGGCGCTGCCCGAGTTGCGTGATGGTATTGGAAAACGGGAAACATCCGCCGTTACAGATTACGATGGACAGAAAGTTCTGTCGGACGGGGAATTGAGAGAGCTCGAAAAAAATAATATAGTTCGCGCCCTCGAAAAGGCGGGTTGGAAAGTTGCGGGTAAAAACGGCGCCGCCGCGATACTCGGAATACCCACGTCGACGCTCAATTCAAAGATAAAATCTCTCGGAATAAATATTCCATCCAAGTGA
- the rpe gene encoding ribulose-phosphate 3-epimerase codes for MKKLIAPSIISADFTRLGEEVGAIKGAGADWIHVDVMDGHFVPNISIGLPIVEALRKAGTPPMDIHLQISNPEDFAERFIDAGGDAVAGITVQYETCRLLYSTISRIKSRGVNAGVAVSPMTPLYVLEEVIDHADMILVMTVEPGFPGQKFIQSMVPKVKMLREIIDASGHKPLIEVDGGIKLDNIRLVAEAGADVIVSGSGIFQTESYSETIKLMRKEIKGH; via the coding sequence ATGAAGAAATTGATCGCGCCTTCCATAATATCCGCCGATTTCACGAGGCTCGGGGAGGAAGTAGGGGCGATTAAGGGGGCGGGTGCGGACTGGATACACGTGGACGTTATGGACGGCCATTTCGTACCCAATATAAGCATCGGGCTCCCCATAGTCGAGGCTCTCCGGAAAGCAGGCACGCCGCCTATGGATATTCACCTCCAGATATCGAACCCCGAGGATTTCGCCGAGAGGTTCATAGACGCGGGCGGGGACGCCGTCGCGGGCATCACTGTACAGTACGAGACATGCAGGCTCCTCTACAGCACGATATCGAGGATAAAATCGAGAGGCGTGAATGCGGGGGTCGCGGTAAGCCCGATGACTCCCCTGTACGTCCTCGAAGAGGTGATTGATCACGCCGACATGATACTCGTCATGACGGTCGAGCCCGGCTTCCCGGGTCAGAAGTTCATACAATCCATGGTCCCTAAGGTAAAGATGCTCCGGGAAATTATAGACGCCTCCGGGCACAAGCCCTTGATCGAAGTGGACGGCGGCATAAAGCTCGACAATATAAGGCTCGTCGCCGAAGCGGGTGCGGACGTGATAGTTTCGGGCTCGGGCATTTTTCAGACGGAGAGCTACTCCGAGACCATAAAACTCATGAGGAAAGAGATTAAAGGTCATTGA
- a CDS encoding ATP-binding protein: MKMTKRKELIGCDDCSWSGFMIKDGESYATAVLCNCVLRCDDCDGTGNVLLTNDKGYTHVSPCPACGVIRRNVKLYNMAGIPVKYSKVLQVDACLNLSGIDSSFQAALKYAREQFVKKYPTNKGFLLMGPAGTGKTHLAIGTISELTLRYGVQCIFTDFFHLLSDLRQAYSEGTPENEIILPLVEAEVLVIDELGKGRSNEWELNILDQLISKRYNTSRKTLATTNYVTREIARTKADTNEILEVRVGERIASRLFEMCELIHLEGRDYRKEKRKV, translated from the coding sequence ATGAAAATGACGAAGAGAAAAGAGTTGATTGGATGTGATGATTGCAGCTGGTCCGGGTTTATGATAAAAGACGGGGAGAGTTATGCTACCGCCGTTCTATGCAACTGCGTGCTAAGGTGTGATGATTGTGACGGGACAGGAAATGTGCTTTTAACAAACGATAAGGGCTATACCCATGTCTCGCCGTGCCCCGCCTGCGGGGTCATTAGGAGGAACGTCAAACTCTACAACATGGCAGGGATACCGGTAAAGTATTCCAAAGTGTTGCAGGTGGATGCATGTTTGAATCTTAGCGGGATAGATAGTTCTTTCCAGGCGGCACTTAAATATGCCAGGGAACAGTTTGTAAAGAAATATCCGACAAATAAAGGGTTTTTGCTAATGGGACCTGCTGGTACGGGCAAAACGCACTTGGCAATAGGCACAATATCGGAGCTGACTCTTCGATATGGTGTTCAATGTATATTTACCGACTTCTTCCATCTCTTAAGCGATCTTAGGCAAGCATATTCGGAAGGGACTCCGGAAAACGAAATCATTCTACCTCTCGTAGAGGCTGAAGTGCTTGTCATTGACGAGCTCGGCAAGGGAAGGAGCAATGAGTGGGAGCTGAATATTCTCGATCAACTAATATCAAAGCGATATAACACATCCAGGAAAACACTGGCTACGACGAATTATGTGACAAGAGAGATAGCCAGGACGAAAGCTGATACTAATGAGATACTGGAAGTGAGGGTAGGGGAGCGCATAGCGTCCCGTCTCTTCGAGATGTGCGAGCTTATCCATCTCGAGGGCAGGGATTACAGGAAAGAGAAAAGGAAAGTCTAG
- a CDS encoding folylpolyglutamate synthase/dihydrofolate synthase family protein: MDNAYIYLNSLGLHKIKPGLGRIRKLLECLGNPQNRVPGIIVGGTNGKGSAAAAISSVLGAGGFKTGAYTSPHLIDVAERIKVNGENIGNSELARTILRVKKAGEKSGAGGASYFETLTAAAFVYFAESGVDFSVLEVGMGGRWDATNVIIPLVSVITNVSKDHTDYLGRTIGEIASEKARIIKRGVPAVTAARGRALRVIEEYAGRIKSPLRVYGRDFTSNGDNTDDFSYAGSSWNLLALRSNLRGLYQIENLSVAIAALEALHEYHGIYIGEKSLRNGLLDIDWPGRLEILRKDPPLILDGAHNPAGAKALAMSLKRMYPSLKFTFLIGMLRDKDHNSFIRELTPIAARLVVTEIESERAIGAEALAKKVSRIFPGLVITEKDYRKAYAELLKENGPACIAGSLYLTGAIKAIRNS; encoded by the coding sequence ATGGATAACGCCTACATATACCTGAATTCCCTGGGACTACACAAGATAAAGCCGGGGCTCGGCCGAATACGCAAGCTCCTCGAATGCCTGGGAAACCCTCAAAACAGGGTGCCCGGGATAATAGTCGGGGGCACGAACGGCAAGGGGTCCGCCGCAGCTGCAATTTCCTCCGTGCTGGGGGCCGGGGGCTTCAAGACAGGCGCCTATACGTCACCTCACCTTATCGACGTTGCCGAAAGGATCAAGGTAAACGGGGAAAATATCGGAAACTCGGAGCTCGCCCGTACGATCCTCCGGGTAAAGAAGGCGGGGGAAAAATCCGGGGCCGGGGGCGCGAGCTACTTCGAGACGCTCACGGCGGCGGCTTTCGTATATTTCGCCGAATCAGGCGTCGATTTCAGCGTTCTCGAAGTGGGCATGGGCGGCAGGTGGGACGCGACTAACGTTATAATCCCTCTCGTATCCGTCATCACTAACGTATCGAAGGACCATACGGATTATCTGGGCAGGACAATCGGAGAAATAGCGTCCGAGAAGGCGCGTATCATAAAGCGGGGCGTCCCTGCGGTAACTGCGGCCAGGGGCAGAGCCCTCCGGGTCATAGAGGAGTATGCCGGGAGGATAAAATCGCCCCTCAGGGTTTACGGGAGGGATTTCACATCAAACGGGGATAATACAGACGATTTCAGTTACGCGGGAAGCTCGTGGAATCTTCTCGCCCTCCGCTCGAACCTCCGGGGTCTTTACCAGATAGAGAACCTGTCGGTCGCGATAGCGGCGCTCGAAGCATTACACGAATATCACGGCATCTATATCGGAGAAAAGAGCCTCCGGAACGGGCTCCTCGACATCGACTGGCCGGGGAGGCTCGAGATACTGAGAAAAGACCCTCCGCTCATACTCGACGGCGCACATAACCCGGCGGGAGCGAAGGCGCTCGCCATGTCGCTTAAGCGAATGTATCCCTCCCTGAAATTCACGTTCCTCATCGGTATGCTCAGGGACAAAGACCACAACTCTTTCATAAGGGAGCTCACGCCCATAGCCGCGAGGCTCGTAGTTACGGAAATAGAATCGGAAAGGGCGATCGGCGCAGAAGCGCTTGCGAAGAAGGTCTCGAGAATATTTCCGGGCTTGGTAATAACGGAGAAAGATTACAGGAAGGCATATGCGGAGCTTCTGAAAGAGAATGGGCCGGCGTGTATCGCGGGCTCTTTATACCTTACGGGAGCTATTAAAGCGATCCGTAATTCATGA
- a CDS encoding transcriptional repressor, giving the protein MTPVAQMKMDRRKTFNEFITKKRLKSTKQRDVIFDEFFGGYMGRHVTVEELYEDIKRKHPHIGFATVYRTLKLFRESGIASERNFGDGKARYEPIRDEREHHHHMICTECGKIYEFANNQVESCLNQIAKLNEFKLENHKLEIYGLCSNCRESR; this is encoded by the coding sequence ATGACTCCTGTAGCACAGATGAAAATGGACAGAAGAAAGACATTCAACGAGTTTATAACCAAAAAGCGCCTTAAATCGACCAAGCAGAGGGACGTTATATTCGACGAGTTCTTCGGCGGCTACATGGGCAGGCACGTGACCGTGGAGGAGCTCTACGAGGACATTAAGCGCAAGCACCCTCACATAGGGTTCGCCACCGTGTACAGGACACTCAAGCTCTTCAGGGAGAGCGGCATAGCCTCCGAGAGGAACTTCGGCGACGGCAAGGCCCGCTACGAGCCGATACGCGACGAGCGCGAGCACCATCACCACATGATATGCACGGAGTGCGGGAAGATTTACGAGTTCGCCAACAACCAGGTCGAATCGTGCCTAAACCAGATAGCCAAGTTAAACGAGTTCAAGCTCGAGAACCACAAGCTCGAGATCTACGGCCTCTGCTCTAACTGCAGGGAAAGCAGGTAA
- a CDS encoding CdaR family protein, which yields MTDWSKGIFGPRGDGGREKEPLIKDAGKKALALIIAVSLWFVANLQHDVEKNISIDINYTNLPKGLIIVNNPPEKLNIRVRGPRSQLSSISPKDMVFTIDLSNLTAGTSMFEIRTDQLIPPRDVQVTAISPSELNLDVDRLAQKKVGVEPVIEPPDEGYEIAGAPQVTPGTVVITGPEKLLRRIKSVGTDPVSLKGEKSKFTIEVPLRSPYSLVEITGVNTVKVTVDIKEKILEKEFNNLDINFVNFDGLKYETDESIVTELAFEGPFSIINNLNSKDIELYVDGSGIKNPGNGKTHTLNVSVDYPHKDILKLTKQSPRTIAVKTN from the coding sequence ATGACAGACTGGTCAAAGGGGATATTCGGCCCCAGAGGAGACGGCGGGAGGGAAAAAGAGCCCCTGATAAAAGATGCGGGTAAAAAGGCGCTCGCGCTCATAATCGCAGTCTCGCTCTGGTTCGTAGCCAACCTCCAGCACGATGTTGAAAAGAACATCTCCATCGACATAAACTACACCAACCTCCCGAAGGGCCTGATCATAGTCAACAACCCGCCCGAGAAGCTCAACATAAGGGTGAGAGGGCCACGGAGCCAGCTCTCTTCCATATCGCCCAAGGACATGGTCTTCACCATAGACCTTTCGAACCTGACGGCAGGGACCTCTATGTTCGAGATAAGGACCGACCAGTTAATCCCGCCGCGCGACGTGCAGGTGACGGCCATAAGCCCTTCCGAGCTAAACCTGGACGTGGACAGGCTCGCGCAGAAGAAGGTCGGCGTCGAGCCCGTCATAGAGCCGCCGGACGAAGGATACGAGATCGCGGGCGCGCCCCAGGTAACGCCCGGTACGGTCGTGATAACGGGACCCGAGAAGCTCCTCAGGAGGATAAAGAGCGTGGGGACGGACCCGGTCTCTCTCAAGGGCGAGAAATCGAAATTCACGATAGAGGTGCCGCTCCGCTCGCCCTATTCGCTCGTCGAGATCACGGGAGTCAATACAGTAAAAGTCACAGTCGACATAAAGGAAAAGATACTGGAGAAGGAGTTCAACAACCTCGACATCAACTTCGTCAACTTCGACGGTCTCAAATATGAAACGGACGAGAGCATAGTGACCGAGCTCGCGTTCGAGGGGCCTTTCAGCATTATTAACAATCTCAACAGCAAGGATATAGAATTATACGTGGACGGGAGCGGTATCAAGAACCCCGGAAACGGCAAGACACACACGCTCAACGTCAGCGTCGATTACCCGCACAAGGACATACTGAAGCTGACGAAGCAATCGCCGAGGACGATTGCGGTGAAAACGAATTAG
- a CDS encoding class I SAM-dependent methyltransferase yields MSVIQNIETIKTRMRDAWNAGDYGKFATYMEPGALEILKGWHIQPGCSMLDVACGAGQISILASRAGVDVTGVDIAPNWIDFARGRAIREGLNARFDEGDAENLPYADDSFDVVTTLVGAMFAPQPEKVAREFVRVCKPGGRMLMVNWTPEGFVGQMFKTLSRYVPPPSDVPPPVLWGNEEIVKERFGKSVSHIILTKKIYPLWDYPFDVPEVVQFFFDNYGPMNKAINALDKTAGESLRKDLESVFSAFNIAENGTTTLFSEYLEVDAIKK; encoded by the coding sequence ATGAGCGTTATACAAAATATCGAAACTATCAAGACAAGAATGAGGGATGCTTGGAACGCCGGGGACTACGGCAAGTTCGCGACCTATATGGAGCCCGGAGCATTGGAGATACTCAAGGGATGGCACATACAGCCCGGCTGCAGCATGCTGGACGTAGCCTGCGGAGCGGGGCAGATTTCGATCCTCGCTTCAAGGGCTGGTGTGGATGTTACAGGGGTCGACATCGCGCCCAATTGGATAGACTTTGCGCGCGGACGCGCGATCAGGGAAGGGCTCAATGCCAGGTTCGACGAAGGGGACGCCGAGAATCTCCCTTATGCGGACGATTCTTTCGACGTCGTCACTACGCTCGTAGGCGCCATGTTCGCCCCTCAGCCAGAAAAAGTCGCGCGTGAATTCGTAAGGGTATGCAAGCCGGGAGGCAGGATGCTAATGGTCAACTGGACCCCCGAGGGATTCGTCGGGCAGATGTTCAAGACCCTTAGCAGATACGTCCCGCCGCCGTCCGATGTCCCTCCGCCTGTACTCTGGGGGAACGAAGAGATCGTTAAAGAGCGTTTCGGCAAATCTGTCAGCCACATAATACTTACGAAGAAGATATATCCCTTATGGGATTATCCCTTCGACGTGCCCGAGGTCGTCCAGTTCTTCTTCGACAACTACGGGCCGATGAATAAAGCGATAAATGCCCTCGACAAAACGGCGGGGGAATCCCTCAGGAAGGATCTCGAGAGTGTGTTCTCCGCTTTCAATATCGCAGAGAACGGCACGACTACGCTCTTCAGCGAATACCTGGAAGTGGATGCGATTAAGAAGTAA
- a CDS encoding histone deacetylase: MHKAGIVLDKLYVDHDNGFGHPESQERLLAIIDMLKYTSLIDEAAKIVPRDATKEEITLVHTPEHYDRMASTKGKPKVFLDADTSTCPVSFDAAVRAAGGVLAAIERVLAGEVERAFALVRPPGHHAEADKAMGFCLFNSAAVGAAYLTEVKGLERVLIVDWDLHHGNGTQHMFYNTPKVLYFSTHQYPYYPGTGGPSETGNGEGKGYTVNVPLPPGMGDNEYIKIFNEILGPVIEQYKPEFILVSAGFDTFFDDPLGGMKVTPEGFAKMTRMLTDAAGKYSDGKIVFVLEGGYNLDGLWISTKEVLEELLDKKRTPYDSPNEPTGADLIIERVKKDYSQYWKF, encoded by the coding sequence ATGCATAAAGCCGGTATCGTTCTCGACAAGCTCTACGTAGACCATGACAACGGGTTCGGGCACCCCGAATCGCAGGAGAGGCTGCTCGCGATTATCGACATGCTTAAATATACGAGCCTGATAGACGAGGCAGCCAAGATCGTCCCGCGCGACGCGACTAAAGAAGAGATCACGCTCGTACACACGCCCGAGCATTACGACAGAATGGCGTCCACGAAAGGGAAGCCGAAGGTGTTCCTCGACGCCGATACCTCCACGTGCCCCGTTTCTTTCGACGCCGCCGTAAGGGCCGCGGGCGGCGTGCTCGCAGCGATCGAGAGAGTGCTCGCGGGCGAGGTCGAGCGGGCTTTCGCGCTCGTCAGACCTCCCGGACACCATGCGGAAGCGGACAAGGCCATGGGCTTCTGCCTGTTTAACAGCGCCGCCGTGGGCGCGGCGTATCTCACGGAAGTAAAGGGATTAGAGCGGGTGCTGATAGTCGACTGGGACCTCCACCACGGGAACGGCACGCAGCACATGTTCTACAACACTCCCAAAGTGCTTTATTTCTCGACGCACCAGTACCCGTACTACCCCGGCACCGGCGGGCCGTCTGAAACCGGAAACGGGGAAGGTAAAGGATATACCGTGAATGTGCCGCTCCCTCCGGGTATGGGTGATAACGAGTACATAAAAATCTTCAACGAGATACTCGGCCCTGTTATCGAACAGTACAAACCCGAATTCATACTGGTATCGGCGGGGTTCGACACTTTTTTCGACGACCCGCTCGGGGGGATGAAGGTCACGCCCGAAGGGTTCGCGAAGATGACGAGGATGCTCACAGACGCGGCCGGCAAATACTCGGACGGGAAGATCGTATTCGTACTCGAAGGGGGGTACAATCTCGACGGCCTCTGGATCTCAACGAAGGAGGTGCTCGAAGAGCTCCTCGACAAGAAGCGCACGCCCTACGATTCACCGAATGAACCCACGGGGGCCGACCTGATAATAGAAAGGGTCAAAAAGGATTATTCGCAGTACTGGAAGTTCTAG
- a CDS encoding pyridoxine 5'-phosphate synthase, translated as MPRLNVNIDHVATVRQARGGKEPDPVLAAYLAELGGAHGIVVHLREDRRHIQDRDVRILRETVRTKLNLEMAATDEMAAIAREIKPDMVTLVPEKRKELTTEGGLDVAGNLKGVSRTVGELRKAGIFVSLFIDPDPEQIKAAKKSGAEMVEIHTGSYADAGNDSEREKELKKIKKAVKSALGLGLRVSAGHGLNYVNAGPVALIEGIEEFNIGHSIVSRAMMVGFEDAVREMVTLIS; from the coding sequence ATGCCGAGACTCAACGTAAACATAGACCACGTGGCTACCGTCAGGCAGGCGCGCGGAGGGAAGGAGCCCGACCCTGTGCTCGCCGCGTACCTGGCAGAGCTGGGCGGAGCGCACGGGATAGTCGTCCACCTGAGGGAGGACAGAAGGCACATACAGGACAGGGACGTCAGGATTCTGAGAGAGACAGTAAGGACCAAGCTCAACTTGGAAATGGCGGCGACCGACGAGATGGCCGCCATAGCCCGCGAGATAAAGCCCGACATGGTAACCCTCGTGCCCGAGAAGAGGAAGGAGCTCACGACCGAAGGCGGACTCGACGTCGCAGGCAATTTAAAAGGCGTGTCCCGCACCGTGGGCGAGCTGAGAAAGGCAGGCATATTCGTGAGCCTATTCATAGACCCCGACCCTGAGCAGATAAAGGCCGCGAAGAAGTCGGGAGCGGAGATGGTGGAAATACACACCGGCTCTTACGCGGATGCCGGGAACGATTCCGAAAGGGAAAAAGAGCTGAAAAAGATTAAAAAGGCCGTGAAGAGCGCGCTGGGGCTCGGGTTGAGGGTGTCCGCAGGGCACGGGCTCAATTACGTGAACGCGGGGCCTGTAGCGCTAATCGAAGGAATAGAGGAATTCAATATCGGGCACAGCATAGTATCTAGGGCGATGATGGTGGGGTTCGAGGACGCGGTGAGGGAGATGGTTACACTTATAAGTTAA
- the glmM gene encoding phosphoglucosamine mutase, with translation MEQRRKNLFGTDGIRGVANRHPMTPEVSLKLGKALTYLLKRGKASHNPKIVIGKDTRLSGYIFEQALSAGIASMGADVLLVGPLPTPAIAFITQSMRADAGIVISASHNPYEDNGIKIFDRHGFKLPDDEEMKLEELMENGGGEHPVASPDEIGKAHRIEDAPGRYVVFAKNSFPCDMTLEGIKIVLDCANGAAYKVSPIIMEELGADVITIGVNPNGRNINTECGSLNPELLRQKVLETGADIGIALDGDADRVIFSDEKGEIVDGDKIIAICAEEMIGKGMLRGNTVVTTLMSNMALENFIKGKGVGFVRTEVGDRYVVEAMRSRDCNLGGEKSGHIIFLDHTTTGDGTLAALQVLAIMKREGKKLSELSKIIDLYPQLLLNVKIRKKKELSKIKGLPELLDRNETRLHGKGRINIRYSGTEPISRVMVEGEDVALIREIANELADAIQRDIGAVA, from the coding sequence TTGGAGCAGAGGAGAAAAAACCTTTTCGGCACAGACGGCATAAGAGGGGTCGCGAACCGTCACCCGATGACGCCCGAGGTGAGCCTCAAGCTGGGGAAGGCGCTCACATACCTTCTCAAGAGAGGTAAGGCCTCCCACAACCCGAAGATCGTCATAGGGAAGGACACGCGGCTCTCGGGATATATATTCGAGCAGGCACTCTCGGCCGGAATAGCCTCAATGGGAGCCGACGTGCTGCTCGTAGGCCCCCTGCCCACCCCTGCTATCGCCTTCATCACGCAGAGCATGAGGGCTGACGCGGGCATCGTCATATCCGCCTCCCACAACCCCTACGAGGACAACGGCATTAAGATCTTCGACAGGCACGGGTTCAAGCTCCCCGACGACGAGGAAATGAAGCTCGAGGAGCTGATGGAGAACGGCGGCGGAGAGCACCCGGTCGCCTCGCCCGATGAGATCGGGAAGGCCCACAGGATAGAGGACGCTCCGGGGAGATATGTGGTCTTCGCCAAGAACTCCTTCCCGTGCGACATGACGCTCGAAGGGATCAAGATAGTGCTTGACTGCGCGAACGGGGCCGCGTACAAGGTCTCGCCTATAATTATGGAGGAGCTCGGCGCCGACGTAATAACAATAGGAGTAAATCCGAACGGAAGGAACATCAACACGGAGTGCGGGTCGCTCAACCCGGAGCTGTTGAGACAAAAGGTTCTGGAGACGGGGGCCGACATCGGGATCGCGCTCGACGGCGACGCCGACAGGGTCATATTCTCGGATGAAAAAGGCGAGATCGTCGACGGGGACAAGATAATCGCCATATGCGCGGAAGAGATGATAGGGAAAGGGATGCTGAGGGGGAACACGGTCGTCACGACGCTAATGAGCAACATGGCGCTTGAAAACTTCATAAAGGGCAAGGGCGTAGGCTTCGTAAGGACCGAGGTCGGGGACAGGTACGTCGTCGAGGCGATGAGGTCGAGAGACTGTAACCTCGGCGGCGAGAAGTCGGGGCACATAATATTCCTCGACCACACGACGACCGGCGACGGGACGCTCGCGGCGCTCCAGGTGCTGGCGATAATGAAGAGGGAGGGGAAAAAGCTGTCTGAGCTGTCGAAGATAATAGACCTTTACCCGCAGCTCCTCCTCAACGTAAAGATAAGGAAGAAGAAAGAGCTGAGCAAGATAAAAGGCCTCCCCGAGCTCCTCGACAGGAACGAAACCCGCCTCCACGGGAAAGGCCGTATAAACATAAGGTACTCGGGCACGGAGCCTATATCGAGGGTGATGGTCGAGGGCGAGGACGTCGCGCTCATAAGAGAGATAGCGAACGAGCTCGCGGACGCCATACAGAGGGACATCGGAGCAGTCGCCTGA